Part of the Melopsittacus undulatus isolate bMelUnd1 chromosome Z, bMelUnd1.mat.Z, whole genome shotgun sequence genome is shown below.
CAGCCCCATGGGACTGGGGCTGATTTTCAGGTTGGCATCTTCACCTCCTCCAGTGCTAAAAGCTTCCTTATCCATTGGTTAACAGCATCAGCCCCTTATGTCCCAGGACACTGCAGTATCCCCCAGGTTGCTGTAGGCAGGGCTGGACCCTGCTCCACAACACCCCTGCCCCAAAAACCCTCCCCAGGTTGGAGCAAAcccctgcctggggcagccaTCTCATCAAAGGAGATGGGGCAACAGGCACAAGCTGCAATGAGGGACATTCTGATGGGTCTTCAGAGATAGAAAGGGTTTCCCTGAGGATGGCACTGCCTGGAGACAGTCCCAGTGAGGTGGTGGTGGCAGCCCTGTCCTTGGAGATGTTAACTCAGCTGGAGAAGGCCCCCAGCTGTGGATGTGGCCCTCTGCTGAGCAGGACATGGGCCAAGCTCTCCAGAGATCCCTTTAGATCAAGTCTGTCTACATTTCACTCAGCAGGATCCCTGCAAAGGTCTCCACAGGTCCCTGTGCGGCCTCTGAAGGTAAGGGGGCCATAAGCTCACCTCCACAATGGCATCTACTCAGCCTAGTCCTGTCAGGCTGCAGACTGAGATCTACCAGGACTTTGCTCATCCTCCACTCAAGTCTACCACCATGTCCCATCACCCCAGCCCTGTGAAACCTGACTTCCCTGGCCACCTTGGACCTCTGCAGGAAGTGGACCAGGACCCACGGCTCTCCTGCCTCCTGTGCTACATCAGTACTGCTGGTTTCTGCCACACAGCAGTGCTCCCCAGGTGCTGCTGAGCCCATCAggagctgcacacacactgaaGAGGGAAACGATACATAGTGGAAGCACATCCTGCCCCCCACACAACAAAGGCTTCTCCTGGCATCCTGCCAGACCCTCCTCCAACCAtctcagctcttccctgggcACAGGACTGAAGCTCTGTGCCTCTTTGGGTTCcctgagctgcatcagcagGATGGAGCAGCGCTCAGGACTGGGGCACATGTGGCAGACCAACAGCACAAGGGTTTTGTGCAGACAAGTCTGCAGGTGCACAGAATGAGCCATGACCATGGGCCAGCTTAGGAGAGAGAGGGGGACAAGGAACACCACAGGCAGCTACATGGGAGACCTCCTACCAGTTCCTAGAAGtgggaaaaaataggaaagtaAGAGGTGATGCCATGGATCCAGAAGAAAGAGCTGATCTCTGAGAAGTCAAGCAACACAGAAACAactgttttccagaacacaGAGAGTATATTAGGgcttctccctcccttttccATGGACAGACACATCACTGAAGCATGAGCAAGAGATGCTGGCTGCACACTGGACACTGCATTGGCACCTGCATGGGCCCTAACCCTACCCTAGCTCAGGCATCCAGCTtgatgaagaccttgggcctcGAGAAAATTTTGATGGCCTCTTCTATCTGGGAGAGCTTCCTCTCCAGCTCTAGCCGCCTCTTCTGCATACTGAGAGTGTCTGCCCTCACTGGGAGCATCACCAGGTCCTTTACCAGCTGCTCGTGGCctgcaaaacacaaaaccaaaccaaacaagttGTGTAAGTGGAAGACCAAAGAAATCTGTCCTTTTCTCATGACCTCAATCTCAGCGATAAAAATGATGGCAGCACTGGAAGAAGGATTTATAATACCCATCTTTCCATTGAAAGTTCTGCTGGATGAGGACCTGAGTGACCTGCACCATCTTGGAAGAACCAAAGGCTGGAATACAGAcctctgaaggtcctttccaatcaaAATCTTTCTACCATATTAAGAGCAATAGTAACCCTAACATCAGGTCTATTGGACAAGCCTGCCTTCCAATCTGAAGGAAATTGCTCTTTCAAGACATGCATCTCACATCCCAACTACATGCCTTTGTCCAGAAAATCTGTGTCCCAGAACTCATCTCCCAAATCCTGGCTAGAATCACCCATTTTTCTGAGCTGAAAtccctgtttcttttcctcttacTCTGCTTCAGACTGCTGAGGGTCTCCAGCCGCTGGTCCTCCTGCATCATGGTATGACCAGGTGGTATGTTGGGATCTGGCAGGTTTCGCAGCCGCTCCTCCATCTCTCTGCgccacagctccttcctctccagCAGACTAgcaaggcagagggaaggaaaggaagcacGTGTCATTACATCTGGCAGAAGGAGATGCCCAGGGAGGCAGGCAGAGGCCAGGAACTGAGCCCTTCAAACCACACCCAACGTCCCTGCCTGAGGACCACAGAGACCTATGCTGCCAGCACACACTCTTGCCATGGAGGGGTATACTGGGCTTAGCCGACATGCATGGACCAGCAAACATGCTCCATGTGCATTGAATCACTGCTGGAAGAGATGCACTGAGGCCAACACAAGCTCTTTGGAGACAAGGGATTCTGCTCCTTGCTTCTGGCCCAGTCTACTGAGTCCTCTCAAAACCATCTGCAGGCCAGCGACAGAATGAAGCTGGACAAAGTGGCTAACAGCCAGGGGTGCTGGCAGAGAACAGCATGCACAGTATGGAGCCGAAGGACTGACACTGTGGTCAGTCCTAGGACAGGGTCACCAGGAGGTTTTCCACTCAGAACCCCAACAGGCAAGTCACTAGTTTGATGTTCCTCAGACCCTGGGTCCAGGGCTGAATACTGCAAGGCAGAGCAAAGTGTTTGCCTCTCCAAAACCAGACCTTGTAATACTGAAGCTACATCATGTAGAGCAAAGCTTACAGGGGGTAGCAACACGCTTCTCATAGCACAGAGCATCCCCATGTCAGCACCATCAGACAACAGAGGGACAAAGGAGACAAAATTCCTTCTGAGCCCAGTCACACTGGCCATGGGATTCTTCTGAAGATATCAGGAggaattgcttttatttcccaaaCCACTGTAAATCCTACTGCTTGCACACTCCAGGAGCACATCTGTCCTCAGCCCCCCTTCTATGCAGAAGCTGAGGGCCACGGTgaacaaaagcaggaaagacTCATGGACCAGAGAGGGCATACGTACTACTGGGGGACATGGCCCTTTTGCTTAGTGTTGTAGTCCTCCTGCTCCCGGTGcttttgctgcagcagctcagtcaGTGCCTGCTCAGACAGGGACCGCCGCAGCAGGGCCCGCTTGGCACTGCAGGCGTTGTGCTTAACAAAGTCGATGCTCCTGCCCTCCACCAGCATCTGCAAGAAGAgagagggaggcagcagggccCGGCTCACactcacaaacacacacacagaacccCTGTCCCCATAAGGGACAAAGCAAAGACGCACCTGCACAAGACACTGAATTGCGGGTGTACTGCAGTAGGACAGGCACACCCTCAGCCCATCCCATCTCAGGTGTGGAGCCACAGTCAGGCAGGAGCTATTGACTATGGTTTGAGAAGGCAAGCATCAAAAGCTAACCTTAGAACTGGCTTTTTTAAGGCCCTCAGGCTGACCCCATGCCCTCAAAGTCAGAAGGACAGAAAGAACTAGGCTTGGAGCAGTCCACACAGCTCCTACTGGTGTATTCTGAGCCCATCAAGGCAGCTGGAAGGTCAGAGTTAAAACTGTTTGGGACCTCACCAGGAGCCTGGCAGAGCTTAGCTGGTCCTTGGGCGCACTTCCTCATATGACAGCACTATCACAGCTTGTCTGGTGGCCAACACAGGGCAGAAAGTCACTGGATTTGAGTTTAaggttttcttgtgtttcctCCTTAGGAGTTTATGCCCTGTTTAAATTAAGTCCCTCCATGGCCTTTGGGAACCAACAGACTGGCAACCCCATGCTTGCCAATGAAAGAAGACACAAGTCACAAAACAGTTTAGGATCTCCCAGACAGACCATCAGAAAGGTTTAACTGTTAGTACTTATTTAACCTTCCTTTCTAAAAAGCTCACCCATTTTCCCAATTTTTTATCTAACATCCAGAAGCCACAGTTCCTTTGATTAAGGTGGAGGCAGCCTCCAAATCCCCAAGACCTCCTGCAAAGCCCTACAAAGAGCAGACTGGAGATCACTGGCACTTGTACAGTGAGGAGGTGGGATTTTCAAAGGGAACTTCATAATCTCTTTAACTATGAGTAGGGGTGAAGCCAGAGGCAGTATCAGCAATCCTTGAATACACAGTGACCAAgaccctgctccttcccttcaGCCAGGAAGAGTATTTACAGATCATCCTGTTCACACAGCATACCTGACCCAATACTTTAGCAGAACACACAAAGAGTGCAAAACAGGAGCAAAGTTAAGTGCCAGAAACACCTGGGATGGATGCAGTCAGTGTGAAACTCACCTTGATTTCAGTACCCAGTGCCTCTGGATCCTCTGtgtctgcttctgttttctttctggcagGCCCTGGGGAGAGCGATCTGCATGGCTTGATTCCAGGACCACAGCGAGAATATGCCCTCAGGAATTTCAGAGCCTCTGGATTTGGAGGTGGGGAGCTCtcctgggagagggaagaaaagatcCAGTAGTGGAGGGAAggctggagaaaagagaaaccaACCCAACAAAGCCTGGAGGTCAACCACAAGCTCAACCACAAGTTTCCAGCAGGCAGATGACAGCATGCTCTTTCTGCCATGACCTGGCAGAAGTTGTTGGGGGAAGACAATTTGGACTCAACCAGCAAAGGCCAAACTGATTGCCTATAGCAACAAATCCAGACCTGAACTCTGTaaagaaatgctaaaaaaagggggggaaatcTGCTGAAACACACATTGGGATCTAATATACACATAGCATAGACTGAAGAGTCTTTTTACTGACTAAAATGGTAGGCATGAAAGGAAAGCAACACCAGATAACCCAACAGAGATACCTACCAGAGCTAGGGATCTATCCATACTGACATTGATCACGACtccttaaaaagcagaaatcttcCTGAGAAAGAGGCACACAGGAAAGTGGAGAAAGCATGCTGAAGGCGAGACACAAGCCTGTCTCCCTCATTGGCAACAGTAGAGAACTTGAGCTCCCTGAAGCCATCCAAGTGCCACAAATCCAGAGCCCATTCAAGCAAACTTGACTGAAAAGGCCCAGGTAGGTACAAAGGtgagggctgagctgctggtctcaagtgctgctctgctcagcaccCCAAATCTGTGGTTATGCTACTCTAGACAGAAAGAGGAGTAGGGAGTGGAGGAGTCTGGTGTTTTGGGGAGGGTGGAATAGCATGAGAAGCAGCTTCAAAGGCTGTGGCTACAAATGGCACAAGATTACACTACCTGACCTCTAACAGAAGGCCTGAGGACTATCTCAGTGTTGTTGCAAAGAAACCCTGAAAATTGAAAGTTGACTGTGACAAGTGGGTGACCTTATGATAAATCCAACCAGGGAACTGCTCTGCTGTTGGAAGCAACAGGAACTGTACAGGCCAGCCTCCAGATCTTCACAGTTAGTCAAGATCCCAGCTGCTCTCTCAGTTGAACTGCAGGCCCCTTGAAGCAGATTCCTTGTTGCCTGGCCCATATAATTTGACAGACATGGGATAGGATGCTCAAATGACTAGTTCTAGTGTTAAGAACCAGGGTACAGAATGCCCTCAGAACTGCCTGGACAGATAAGGCTCCAAAGATGATCAGTCTTGTTGCAGCGGGAGCCAGGAGATCCAGATCTCTCCAGTAAGTTAATGAGAAATGCCTTTACCCAGCATGGCTGGTTCAAAGTTGAACAAGTTATAGCAGGTACAATCACCCCAACAAAGCCCTGACAAACCCTTGACAAATAAGAAGTTGGGCCCTGagcccatgggagctacatGACCATATCTGACCACAGCTCAGGTGGGACAAGAGTATAAAAGGAGCCTGGCTGGAGAGCCTGTTGGAGTTGTTCCTCCTTGGAGCAGCACGTCTGCAGTCAGAGACTCTCCCTTTGGGTCACACTGCCATCCAAGGGAATTCCTGGTGGTTGAGAGCCTTCCCTTTTCAGGTGAGGGATTACTCATTTTGGATCACTGGCCATAAAGTTTAAGAATCAGCAGTGTAGTGACAAATCCATGTGACATCCCAAGTCTGGACATGATGCTGGTGGAGCTTGAATTGAGTTTGAGCAATGTGTCATTTAGCCTCTATTTATTGGTTCTGTTACATTTAAACCAGCATAGTCAGTGGGATGCCCATAGAGGAGAGGTGACAAGTGCCCAGATGATCACTTCTCCCCTGGGTGTACACTGGGTGAAGGAGAAGTGGTTTTACCCAAGAACAGAGAGAATGGAACAACACTGTGGAGATGGGGGAGGTGGTGAAGAGAGCACGTGTGCCATCCTGGGCACGGGCTTGGTACAGGCACAGGATTGTTTTGCAAGGAATTATTTGTAAATTGACTGTTTAGAAGAGGAATTATAAGAGAAAGAGAGCAAAAGCATTTATTGGAACAAATAATTGAAATTAGGCTGGCACGAGCACAAAGACCCACCAGTATTGTCCCAGTTTGGCAGTTGATTAGGGGCACAGACCTTGAGGATACAGACAGGGATATGTAGAGAGGTTCTGAAGAGAGCTTTGAAGAGGTGGTggagctggagaaaaggaacatgGGAGCTCTCATTAAAACTGACAGGCAGATGGGTCTGCACAGCAGGACCCTGGTGCATGTTGTGCACTGCTCCTGGTTAGGACCTGAGCTCAGGGAGTTGCATAGGAAGTTTTTGAGCAAAAATGGAGACGGAGTATTTGTGGAGAGCCTGTGCCACGAAAGATGGGGTGTTGTGCAGTGATGAAGAGCAGGTCTGGAGGTCTAGGAGTGGTTCTGAACCATGGGCTAGTGGGCAATCACTCAATAACCTACTGAGGGGGTTCTTGGGCAGGGGTGTAGAGCCCAGGCAAGAGGAGAGCCTGTCCCTGCCCCAGGAAAAGCACTGTCCAAGCTGCTACAGGGAGTGCCAAAGGCTGATTGCACACAAACAAGGTATGGGACCTCCAGGAGGTCCTGGCCACCTCAGAGCCCTCCTGAGAAGATCACCAGACACCCTGGAAACAGTCAATCTCTGAGAGAGAGAACTTGGGCAGCCATGGAGCACAGTGAGCAGGATCCCACTGAGATCTTTAACCTTCCTGAGATAGACCATTTAAGGCTCAGAAAGAAATGCCCTTTGGTGAGGAGTATTACTGCATTGTACTTGAGTGCAGCTGCACTGATAGACGACCCAAATGGAGGAAGGGTCAGGAGCCCAGGCAGACACAAAGGTGACACAACCCCCAAACAGCAGTGGTGCCCTTAACCCTTCGGCTCCTCACTGGGAGGACCTGAAGGGGTTAAAATCCACAACTTTGGGATTTGGGTTCAGCTGCCCAGTCACCCAGTGGTCACTGCTGCTAAGAACCCATAGACATATCCCCTAAGTCTGGGATTTTCAATTGATACAGGGCCCGTATTAGTGTTTCAACCAAGCAGCAAGTGGAGAAGTGAGGAATTAACCCATCAAGAAAAGCTGTACATACAGTGGAGGTAACTGGTGTAGCAGAAAAATTCCCCTGAGCTCAAACTCAACTCTGGCTGCCTGGTGAGAAAAGGATGGCAGCTGTTGAAGTGGCTCTGAGCCCTCACAAGGAAAATAGATGAGGGTTTGACATACCAGCAGGCAAGGGATGGGATCTACCTTATAGCATTGGTGTGGAGTTTGGaatgcagagaagcagaagcttCTTTTGTGAGGCTttcacaggctgctgctgcactaCCACAGCCTagagcaacctgtgccactcAGTATCTACTGCCAAATGGGGCATCTCCAAAGTGATTAAAGATCTAGAGAGACATTTTCCAGATAGTACACATTCCCCTTGGAACTCTCCAGTCTGGCCAGTCCATAAGGCTGATGGTCAGTGGTGTTTATCAACTGATTCCAGGGAACTTAACAGCAATACTCCACTGCTGACTGCTGCTGTCCCAAGCCTAACCTCGGCAGTGACAGCAGGACAAGCTGCTGTCCGCCTCTGGATGGCCACACCAGATGTTAAGGATATGGCTTTTATAGTTTCCCTAAGGGGAGAAGATAAACCCCAGTTGGGTTTCACTTGGGAGGGGATGCAGTATACTTTTAACCAACTCTCACAAGGGTATTAATATTCCCCCATTATTGCCACAGTGCCTTGGCCAAGCTCCTCGATCCTGTGGAGGTGCCAGCAGATCTTCACATATACGAATGTACAGATGATATCCTAACGGATGGAGACAATAAAGAACAGGAGGAACAAGGGGCTGCAGCCATCTGGAATCTCTTGAATAAAAATGGGCTCAACATTCCACCCTCCAACTGCCAAGGTTCCAGACAAGAAGTTATATTCTTTGGGGTCTGGTGGATAGCAGGAGCTGTTGCAGTACCTAATGATACCCTCTCAAGCATCAAAAAGGACAAACCCTGGGCAATAAAACAATAACAATAGTTGTTAAGCACAAGAGGTTATTGGTGAAAACACACATCAGGGTTTTTGGTAATTGCTCGCCCACAATACAACTTGCTTTGGAAAAATAAGGAATGTGACTAGACTCCACATCTTAGAGAAGCCCTTAATCCTCTGAAAGATAAACTCAAAGCCTATCAGGAACCAGGCCCACTGCACCACAAGATTCATTAACAGTGGAGTGGTGATTTGCCCCTACGCTTCTTATTGTGGTGTGTTGCAAAAGGGACCACAAGGACCAGCCAGGCCTCTAGTGTTTTAGTCTACCTCATGTAAAGAAACTAGTGGTACTTGGATTGAGGACAAGGGGTCCCGTGCCTTACTAAAGTCATTAAGGAAGCTGAGAAACTACACACATCTCAAGCTGCTATAGTACAGGgtcctcttccccttctgaaTCAAATCCTTAATGGATCACTTTCTCCCCAGGGAGTAGATCAAAAGGCCACAGTTCAGTAACGGGATGCATATTTAGAAGGAATTAGTCAATTACTGTTGTTAAAAGAGGGCCTGATCAAGGTCTCCAAACTGCACTAGCCCATAAATTCAGATCCAGGCTTGCTAAGTCAAGCCTGTAAGCCTTCTTGTATTAAAGAAGCACTCTAACAGATTGAATTTAAACtctaagcagcagcagctccacagaaGATGGAGATCCTTCAGAGAGAACACCCCAGCTCCAG
Proteins encoded:
- the ENKD1 gene encoding enkurin domain-containing protein 1; translated protein: MCEGPSRICGPIPPDPTLFPNYYKRPFSARGRLEGNALKLGFISDPLDPALNTYSARQVKPAPRIRPSGKDFLEKGQKGTLSLLLQLEELSLDGRLPVERKESKNHEKENVRRIKEIQKKYKEKERAQEHSKPKPVKALWKSQKYENVESKVKAKLQESSPPPNPEALKFLRAYSRCGPGIKPCRSLSPGPARKKTEADTEDPEALGTEIKMLVEGRSIDFVKHNACSAKRALLRRSLSEQALTELLQQKHREQEDYNTKQKGHVPQYLLERKELWRREMEERLRNLPDPNIPPGHTMMQEDQRLETLSSLKQSHEQLVKDLVMLPVRADTLSMQKRRLELERKLSQIEEAIKIFSRPKVFIKLDA